One part of the Tunicatimonas pelagia genome encodes these proteins:
- a CDS encoding ABC transporter permease yields MIYNYLKVAWRALGRSKGYSFINIMGLSIGLASVILIFIYIQDELTYDTAHPAPGQTFGIGVEITNEQGEKRFHTTAPAGLAHLLKEQMPDQVAHILRYYQMVWSYSMRNPEKDEVILSEDGELFFVEDTYSQVMHFPLIQGNRDEALTQPNSVVLSETAALRLFGEVDVLGRQLEMQHRAITEGYISLEVTGVMQDYPGNVHMQPDYLISMGTLNPFLQRRMEASVADVLSSMDKLFMATYIQVEDGADLEQVEVAVKRITDEHFQEANYKINPFLRNITDFHFDDQVDWSWWNSQSDYSYIIIFGSIGLMILLIACINYMNLATAKSARRAREIGVRKALGSSRWSLVFQFFQESLLTAFIALLVALLLVMLALPTYNQLADKDFSLLSLLRVDVVGALFGIWLIVSVVSSAYPAIFLSGFKTVEVLKGKLVLRKGSSSLRKALVIAQFAVSVLLIVSTGIILQQMNLVQNTKLYDDAESIMSIAIGPGIAPAEQYEVLKNELLNNSDIEDITLAVGLPRLPHIHPLSASLTLPELNDQVYNWKRLGGDYNFPTVFNLKILAGRSFDEQNVSDSNNYLINETAVQMLNITPDEALGYTVLDTISKESGRVIGVVEDFHFESIHTSIKPTVIQGKPQQSLAVHVKIPSDKIPEKLATIEKTWKEVMPGAAFQYRFMSDKLENMYASEIRIAGLIRVFSVLAILIACLGLYGLASYTAEQKTKEIGVRKVLGATVSQILLMLISKFMLMVLTACVVALPLGYFLMQEWLQNFVYQAEIGWTVFGLSILIIAVIALATVAYESIKASTINPTKAIRYE; encoded by the coding sequence ATGATTTACAATTACTTGAAAGTAGCATGGCGGGCATTAGGCCGAAGCAAAGGGTACTCTTTTATCAACATTATGGGGCTGTCCATCGGTTTAGCCTCGGTGATACTTATCTTCATCTATATTCAAGATGAACTTACCTACGATACGGCTCACCCTGCTCCGGGTCAAACCTTCGGGATAGGAGTAGAAATCACTAATGAGCAGGGCGAAAAACGATTTCATACTACCGCACCCGCCGGGTTAGCCCATCTGCTAAAGGAGCAAATGCCCGATCAGGTAGCGCATATACTACGCTACTACCAGATGGTATGGTCATATAGTATGCGAAATCCAGAAAAGGACGAAGTTATTCTCTCGGAAGACGGTGAGCTATTCTTCGTAGAGGATACCTACTCCCAAGTGATGCACTTTCCGCTGATACAGGGCAATCGGGATGAAGCCTTGACTCAACCGAATAGCGTAGTATTATCCGAGACAGCAGCACTGCGACTGTTTGGTGAGGTGGATGTGCTAGGGCGACAGTTGGAGATGCAGCACCGGGCGATTACCGAAGGGTACATTAGCCTCGAGGTAACCGGAGTTATGCAGGATTATCCCGGCAATGTCCATATGCAGCCCGATTATCTGATATCGATGGGGACACTCAATCCCTTTCTCCAACGGAGAATGGAGGCATCAGTCGCCGATGTTCTCTCCTCAATGGATAAATTATTCATGGCGACTTACATTCAGGTGGAAGATGGTGCTGACCTTGAGCAGGTAGAGGTTGCCGTAAAGCGTATTACCGATGAGCATTTCCAGGAGGCGAATTACAAAATTAATCCCTTTCTAAGAAACATTACCGATTTTCATTTTGACGATCAGGTGGATTGGTCGTGGTGGAATAGCCAGTCTGACTACAGCTACATCATCATTTTTGGTTCTATTGGCCTTATGATTCTGCTGATCGCCTGTATCAATTATATGAATCTGGCTACAGCTAAGTCGGCTCGAAGAGCTCGGGAAATTGGGGTCCGGAAGGCTTTGGGAAGCAGCCGATGGAGCCTGGTATTTCAGTTCTTTCAAGAATCGTTGCTTACTGCCTTTATTGCGCTGCTGGTAGCGTTGTTGCTAGTTATGCTCGCTTTGCCAACGTACAATCAGCTGGCCGATAAGGATTTTTCGCTGCTTTCCCTGCTGCGGGTCGATGTGGTTGGGGCGCTGTTCGGTATATGGTTAATCGTATCAGTTGTTTCTAGTGCTTATCCGGCAATTTTCCTGTCGGGATTTAAAACTGTGGAAGTGCTGAAAGGTAAATTGGTCTTGAGAAAAGGCTCTAGCTCGCTGCGAAAAGCATTAGTAATTGCTCAGTTTGCGGTTTCGGTGCTGCTCATTGTAAGTACCGGAATAATTCTTCAGCAAATGAATTTGGTGCAAAACACCAAGCTGTACGACGATGCGGAGTCTATCATGTCTATCGCCATTGGGCCGGGAATCGCCCCCGCTGAGCAATATGAGGTGCTGAAGAACGAACTGCTAAATAATAGCGATATTGAGGATATAACGCTAGCGGTGGGTTTACCCCGCTTGCCTCATATTCATCCGTTAAGTGCATCACTCACATTGCCCGAACTGAACGATCAGGTGTACAACTGGAAACGGTTGGGGGGCGACTATAATTTTCCCACAGTGTTCAATCTGAAAATCTTGGCCGGAAGAAGTTTTGATGAACAGAATGTCTCCGACTCAAACAACTATCTGATAAACGAAACTGCGGTTCAGATGCTCAATATTACCCCGGATGAGGCGCTTGGTTACACGGTGTTGGATACCATTAGTAAAGAAAGTGGCCGGGTGATTGGCGTAGTAGAAGATTTTCACTTTGAGTCTATTCACACTAGTATAAAACCGACGGTTATTCAGGGGAAACCCCAGCAGAGCTTAGCCGTACACGTGAAAATTCCTTCGGATAAAATACCCGAGAAGCTGGCGACAATAGAAAAAACCTGGAAAGAGGTAATGCCAGGGGCGGCGTTTCAGTACCGCTTTATGAGCGATAAGCTAGAAAACATGTATGCTTCCGAAATTAGAATAGCTGGTTTGATCCGAGTTTTCTCAGTATTGGCCATACTGATTGCTTGTTTGGGACTGTACGGTTTGGCTTCCTACACTGCTGAACAAAAAACGAAGGAGATTGGGGTGCGTAAAGTACTGGGTGCTACTGTGTCACAAATCTTGCTGATGCTAATCAGTAAATTTATGCTGATGGTACTCACGGCCTGCGTAGTTGCTCTACCACTGGGGTACTTTTTAATGCAGGAGTGGCTTCAGAACTTTGTGTATCAAGCAGAAATTGGTTGGACAGTTTTCGGTTTATCCATTCTGATTATTGCCGTAATTGCCTTGGCTACTGTAGCCTACGAGAGTATTAAAGCATCAACCATAAACCCCACTAAAGCAATCCGGTACGAGTGA
- a CDS encoding ABC transporter permease yields the protein MLRNYWKTAVRTLWKHKSYTTINVLGLSLGITCSLVLFLLIRHWLSFDSYHTNRDRIYRIVKESTDLASGDGMPGVPLPLPEAFRTDFPAVEAVALVGEIAWEGTLLTIIDENGEAKSFQEDEYIAYVEPQFFQIFDRSFIKGDAATALDEPNEIVLSERQAQKYFGERDPIGQTITLNREKELIVTGVIENYPDNTDLPFDIFISDLTRDWEGHWGSTSSGDQAYVLLAERQSPESIDAQFPVFIEKHYGDPLDEQEFKHYLQPLREMHFDPRFSTYTYQGVSWQTIRILTAVAVFLILIACINFVNLATATATQRAKEVGVRKVLGSTRSQLLRQFLSETTIITILSALIALGGVELLLLKVNPLLSSSLELQLLENPRLLALLIGLVVIISLLSGWYPASVLSGFKPVHTFRNVLQGQRTRGITLRKGLVVLQFIIAQVFIIGTLVLFRQMQYVQQTNLGFRSEAILTMRLPESTLDQKRTFRQQLTQIAAVEKASLGYANPASGWVSATGYKLEGETEKRTTHLKAADIHYLDIFQIPVIAGSPLTTDTDTLTQVLVNETLAASHGLTPEEIVGRTINLWDADIPIVGVVKDFHTRSLREAIVPTVVLNDARGYEAVIAQVSLPNLSETLESIEQQWKTVYPEYTFAYIFADDEIAEFYTSERRLSRLLGGASLVVVFIGCLGLYGLITFMAERKTKEIGVRKVLGASVTNIIGLFSIEFIKLIGSAFVVAAPLVYLVMSGWLQNFTYKIDLGIGLFLIGIGATLIIALLTVSYQSIKAALANPVDSLRNE from the coding sequence ATGTTGCGTAACTACTGGAAAACCGCTGTTCGTACTCTCTGGAAGCATAAGAGCTATACCACTATTAATGTATTAGGCTTATCGTTGGGCATTACTTGTAGTCTGGTGCTTTTTCTGCTGATTCGTCACTGGCTGAGTTTTGATAGCTACCATACGAATCGCGATCGTATCTACCGGATTGTAAAAGAGTCAACTGATCTAGCCTCTGGAGATGGTATGCCGGGCGTTCCGTTACCATTGCCCGAAGCTTTTCGTACTGATTTTCCCGCAGTAGAAGCTGTAGCTTTAGTGGGTGAGATCGCTTGGGAAGGAACGCTACTTACCATTATCGATGAGAATGGCGAGGCAAAAAGTTTTCAGGAAGATGAGTACATTGCCTACGTAGAGCCGCAGTTCTTTCAGATCTTTGACCGCTCCTTTATTAAAGGTGATGCTGCTACGGCACTGGATGAACCGAATGAAATTGTACTATCCGAACGTCAGGCTCAAAAGTACTTCGGGGAACGCGACCCGATTGGACAAACAATTACCTTAAATCGGGAGAAAGAGCTGATCGTCACCGGAGTGATAGAGAATTATCCTGACAATACTGATCTCCCGTTCGATATATTCATTTCCGATCTTACTCGCGATTGGGAAGGGCATTGGGGCAGCACTAGCAGTGGCGATCAAGCCTATGTGCTATTAGCTGAGAGGCAATCGCCCGAAAGTATTGACGCACAGTTTCCGGTGTTTATAGAAAAACACTACGGTGACCCGCTCGACGAACAAGAATTCAAGCACTATCTGCAACCCTTGCGGGAGATGCACTTTGACCCGCGCTTTTCTACCTACACCTACCAAGGTGTGAGTTGGCAAACAATACGAATCCTGACGGCGGTAGCTGTATTTCTCATTCTAATTGCCTGCATCAACTTCGTTAACCTAGCTACCGCCACCGCTACCCAACGAGCCAAAGAAGTAGGAGTCCGTAAAGTGCTGGGTAGCACCCGCTCTCAACTGCTTCGTCAGTTCCTAAGTGAAACTACAATTATAACCATACTATCTGCCCTGATTGCCTTGGGTGGAGTAGAATTATTATTACTCAAGGTTAACCCTTTGCTTAGCAGCTCCTTAGAGTTACAATTGCTGGAGAACCCCAGACTACTCGCCCTGCTTATTGGTTTAGTGGTGATTATCAGTTTGCTTTCGGGCTGGTATCCGGCCTCGGTACTGTCAGGATTTAAGCCCGTCCATACCTTTCGAAACGTATTGCAGGGACAGCGTACCCGAGGCATTACGCTTCGCAAAGGGCTAGTGGTGCTTCAGTTTATAATTGCCCAGGTTTTTATTATCGGTACGCTGGTACTATTTCGGCAGATGCAGTATGTACAGCAAACCAACTTAGGATTTCGCTCAGAAGCTATATTGACCATGCGTTTACCCGAAAGCACGCTCGATCAGAAGCGGACTTTTCGCCAACAACTCACCCAGATCGCAGCCGTGGAGAAAGCCAGTTTAGGCTACGCAAACCCTGCCTCAGGATGGGTGTCGGCCACGGGCTATAAACTGGAAGGGGAAACTGAAAAGCGAACCACCCACCTAAAAGCCGCTGACATCCATTATTTGGACATTTTTCAAATCCCAGTAATAGCCGGGTCGCCCCTAACGACGGATACCGACACGCTCACCCAGGTGCTAGTGAACGAAACCTTAGCTGCTAGTCACGGACTAACTCCGGAAGAGATTGTGGGTAGAACCATCAATTTGTGGGACGCGGATATTCCCATTGTGGGTGTGGTAAAGGACTTTCATACCCGCTCACTCCGGGAAGCGATTGTTCCCACCGTGGTTCTCAACGATGCCCGGGGCTACGAGGCAGTCATCGCTCAGGTCAGCTTACCGAACCTGTCCGAGACCCTAGAATCCATTGAACAACAATGGAAAACTGTCTATCCTGAGTACACCTTCGCCTATATATTTGCCGACGATGAAATTGCTGAGTTTTATACGAGTGAACGACGGTTATCGCGCCTGCTGGGCGGGGCTTCGCTAGTAGTGGTCTTTATCGGCTGCCTGGGCCTGTATGGGCTCATTACCTTTATGGCGGAACGCAAGACCAAAGAAATTGGAGTTCGCAAAGTACTCGGTGCTTCGGTAACCAACATTATTGGCTTGTTCTCAATAGAGTTTATCAAGCTCATTGGCAGCGCCTTCGTTGTGGCTGCCCCACTGGTTTACTTAGTGATGAGTGGCTGGTTACAAAACTTTACTTATAAAATTGATTTGGGGATCGGCTTATTTCTGATCGGTATCGGAGCCACGCTAATTATCGCTTTACTCACCGTAAGCTATCAATCGATCAAAGCCGCTCTGGCGAATCCTGTAGATAGTTTGCGGAATGAGTAA
- a CDS encoding WD40/YVTN/BNR-like repeat-containing protein, producing the protein MSIKTWVVIFGGLILLGCNSNERRIFSPTWETLNSGTTVSLRGLSAVSDEVAWASGQFGTILRTVDGGQTWEKKQIPGTDSVDFRDIEAFSDQLAYVLSAGSPAYIFKTENGGSNWVKQLEDTLPNIFLDGMAFWNEQRGMVIGDPINEKFTLLSTTSGGQNWSPIVPTERSMRPSTGEAGFAASGTNITVQGSGCVWFGTGGTNARIFRSLDGGETWEVNRSPLAQGTSSKGIFSLAFVDTLRGVAVGGDYRNPNVNTENSAYTANGGRTWYSAITPPQGYRSGVAYLPNAGTYVTVGTTGSDYSTDFGATWTFMDTVGYHSVQTASSSSVAWACGADGKIARLTW; encoded by the coding sequence ATGAGCATTAAGACTTGGGTAGTCATTTTCGGGGGACTCATTCTACTAGGATGTAACTCGAACGAACGTCGCATTTTTTCGCCAACTTGGGAAACCCTGAATTCGGGTACTACGGTAAGCTTACGAGGACTAAGTGCCGTAAGTGATGAAGTGGCCTGGGCTAGTGGTCAGTTTGGAACCATACTTCGTACCGTAGACGGAGGGCAGACGTGGGAAAAAAAACAAATACCGGGTACGGATTCGGTAGACTTTCGGGATATTGAAGCGTTCAGCGACCAACTGGCTTACGTGCTTTCGGCTGGTAGTCCGGCCTACATTTTTAAAACCGAAAACGGAGGGAGCAATTGGGTGAAGCAATTGGAAGATACATTACCGAATATTTTTCTTGATGGCATGGCTTTCTGGAATGAGCAGCGCGGCATGGTCATAGGCGATCCTATAAACGAGAAATTTACTCTGTTGAGCACTACAAGCGGTGGGCAAAATTGGTCACCGATAGTGCCTACCGAACGGTCAATGCGACCTAGCACTGGTGAAGCAGGTTTTGCTGCCAGTGGCACTAATATTACGGTGCAGGGTAGTGGCTGTGTTTGGTTCGGTACCGGTGGAACCAATGCCCGAATTTTCCGCTCGCTAGATGGCGGAGAAACCTGGGAGGTTAACCGTAGCCCTTTGGCTCAGGGTACTTCGTCTAAAGGAATATTCTCATTGGCATTCGTAGATACTTTGCGCGGAGTAGCGGTGGGTGGGGATTACCGAAACCCGAATGTGAATACCGAAAACTCAGCGTACACGGCTAACGGAGGGCGTACTTGGTACTCAGCCATTACCCCGCCTCAGGGGTATCGCTCTGGTGTAGCCTATTTACCTAATGCCGGAACCTACGTAACGGTAGGCACCACTGGTTCTGATTATTCTACTGATTTTGGTGCTACCTGGACTTTTATGGATACCGTAGGTTACCACAGTGTGCAGACAGCATCGAGTAGTTCGGTGGCTTGGGCGTGTGGGGCGGATGGAAAAATTGCCCGACTTACGTGGTAA
- a CDS encoding helix-turn-helix domain-containing protein has translation MKASDTLAQRIRGRRVQRGYSQEFLAESANISTRTLQRVEAGQTEPRGHTLIALAQALDIAVEDLMDFTKAENSNILQAINLSALAYWAFPLGNIILPLILWIINKDKVRGANQFGKRQVLIQVGWTGLIFLAYVMFFLVQD, from the coding sequence ATGAAAGCGAGCGATACATTAGCCCAGCGAATTCGTGGGCGAAGAGTTCAGCGAGGGTACTCTCAGGAATTTCTGGCCGAAAGTGCTAATATTAGTACTCGTACTTTGCAAAGAGTAGAAGCTGGACAAACCGAACCGCGCGGCCATACGCTTATTGCCTTAGCTCAAGCACTAGATATTGCGGTAGAAGATTTGATGGATTTTACGAAGGCGGAAAATAGTAACATCCTTCAGGCAATCAATTTGTCAGCTTTAGCCTACTGGGCTTTTCCTTTAGGAAATATTATCTTACCATTGATTCTCTGGATTATCAACAAAGATAAAGTGCGAGGTGCTAACCAGTTTGGCAAAAGACAAGTGCTTATTCAAGTAGGGTGGACTGGGCTGATTTTTCTTGCCTATGTTATGTTCTTTTTAGTCCAAGATTAG
- a CDS encoding ABC transporter permease, translating to MIRNHFTIAFRSLRKRPFYTIINILGLAIGMACTLLISVYVLQELSYDRFHQKADQIYRLATRLEMGESGFVGAAVSPAVAGTLKDEVPQVEMVVRINQADKIFQKDDIIIKEQKVLAADPDFFRLFSFPLKEGNPNQVLQEPNAVVMTEAMARKYFQEENPLGQSILIDDKPFQVTGIMEPVPETSHIHFDIVYSYLSDPRSKTENWGNLITATYFSLYEDARIEEVDARLDPLLKKYVVEYEMFQARGYVIEMFTQPLTDIHLYSHILGEFEPNGNVKYLYIFGAIALFILLIASTNFMNLSTARSADRAKEIGIRKTMGSMRTTLVHQFLGESVLLSLLSVLLALGLAELLRIPFSHIAGKDIHVPLFTAWFLPAALLLGIVVGILAGSYPAFYLTSFKPAEVMRGHRLGSSKNTWLRNSLVVFQFVISIGLIICTLVVYEQLQFIRNKDLGFNKENIIVLNAGDALGTNTDAFHNALLNQSEVLSMSFSDVSPLTGYPEYIFTPQTENDSIYREEDALVLSSLPASHDYLSTMGIRLKDGRNFSREVASDSAYGVVILNEQAVKALGLSTPLGSRLKIGDMYEAQVVGVAEDFHYKSLHSAVEPLVIILSDEQSFVEVKVASDNLPQTLAMLEQQWKQHADGTPFDYSFLDDDFDQLFQADQRVGIIFGGFTLLAIIIACLGLLALAAFMAEQRTKEIGIRKVLGASVKNIVLLLSQDFTRLVAIAFIVAIPLAYWAMQQWLADFAYRTEIKLGIFVLAGVVALLIAGMTVSFQSIKAALANPVDSLRNE from the coding sequence ATGATAAGAAATCACTTCACTATCGCCTTCCGTAGCTTACGCAAGCGACCGTTCTACACCATTATTAACATTTTAGGGTTAGCGATCGGTATGGCTTGTACCTTGCTAATCTCAGTATATGTTTTACAGGAACTGAGCTACGACCGCTTTCATCAGAAGGCTGACCAAATCTATCGCTTGGCTACTCGTTTAGAAATGGGGGAGAGTGGATTTGTAGGAGCAGCCGTTAGCCCTGCGGTGGCTGGCACGCTAAAGGATGAAGTCCCTCAGGTAGAAATGGTTGTCAGAATCAATCAGGCCGATAAAATCTTCCAGAAAGACGACATAATTATCAAGGAACAGAAGGTGCTGGCGGCTGATCCCGATTTCTTCCGTCTGTTCAGCTTTCCTCTGAAAGAAGGTAACCCGAACCAAGTGCTACAAGAGCCCAACGCCGTAGTAATGACGGAGGCAATGGCTCGCAAGTACTTCCAGGAGGAAAACCCACTGGGGCAAAGTATTCTGATTGATGATAAACCTTTTCAGGTAACTGGTATAATGGAGCCAGTACCCGAAACCTCGCACATTCATTTTGATATTGTGTATTCTTATTTGTCTGATCCCAGAAGTAAGACCGAAAACTGGGGTAATCTTATTACGGCTACCTACTTTTCGCTGTACGAAGATGCGCGCATAGAAGAAGTAGATGCTCGTTTAGACCCTTTACTGAAAAAGTATGTGGTAGAGTACGAAATGTTTCAGGCAAGAGGTTACGTGATAGAAATGTTTACCCAGCCGCTTACTGACATACATCTGTACTCCCACATTCTGGGCGAGTTTGAACCCAACGGCAACGTTAAGTATTTGTATATTTTCGGGGCAATCGCGCTCTTCATTTTACTGATTGCCAGCACCAACTTTATGAACCTCTCTACTGCTCGCTCCGCCGACCGAGCCAAGGAGATAGGCATCCGCAAAACAATGGGATCGATGCGTACTACCCTGGTTCATCAGTTTTTGGGAGAATCTGTTCTGCTCAGTTTACTTTCGGTGCTTCTGGCGTTAGGGTTAGCCGAATTGCTCAGAATTCCTTTTAGCCATATTGCGGGTAAAGATATTCACGTACCGCTATTCACCGCTTGGTTTCTTCCGGCAGCCTTGCTGTTAGGCATTGTTGTAGGAATACTGGCCGGTAGTTACCCGGCTTTTTACCTAACTAGTTTCAAGCCAGCTGAAGTAATGAGAGGGCATCGATTGGGAAGCAGCAAAAACACTTGGTTGCGTAATTCCTTGGTAGTCTTTCAATTTGTTATTTCCATTGGGCTGATTATCTGCACACTAGTGGTTTACGAGCAATTGCAGTTTATTCGTAACAAAGACCTGGGCTTTAACAAAGAGAACATTATTGTACTGAACGCTGGCGATGCCTTAGGAACTAATACCGATGCCTTTCACAATGCTTTGCTAAATCAAAGTGAGGTATTAAGTATGAGCTTTTCGGATGTATCGCCTCTGACGGGCTATCCGGAGTATATCTTCACTCCACAAACTGAGAACGATAGCATTTACCGGGAAGAGGATGCATTAGTACTCAGCAGCCTTCCGGCCAGCCATGATTATCTATCTACGATGGGCATTCGCCTGAAAGATGGGCGCAACTTCTCGCGCGAAGTAGCCTCAGACTCGGCGTACGGTGTAGTGATTCTGAACGAACAGGCGGTGAAAGCCTTAGGGTTGAGCACCCCGTTAGGTAGTAGGTTAAAGATTGGCGATATGTATGAAGCTCAAGTGGTTGGGGTAGCAGAGGATTTTCACTATAAATCTCTGCACTCAGCCGTAGAACCTCTGGTAATCATTCTTTCCGATGAACAGAGTTTTGTAGAGGTAAAGGTAGCCTCTGACAACTTACCCCAAACCCTAGCTATGCTAGAACAGCAATGGAAACAGCACGCGGACGGCACTCCGTTTGATTATTCGTTTCTGGACGATGATTTTGACCAACTGTTCCAGGCTGACCAACGAGTAGGAATCATCTTCGGTGGCTTCACTTTATTAGCCATTATTATTGCCTGTCTGGGTCTACTAGCTTTAGCGGCTTTTATGGCGGAACAGCGCACAAAGGAGATTGGTATTCGGAAAGTGTTGGGTGCTTCGGTAAAAAACATTGTACTATTGCTTTCTCAAGATTTCACTCGGCTGGTTGCCATTGCTTTTATTGTAGCTATTCCTCTGGCCTACTGGGCGATGCAGCAGTGGCTAGCTGATTTTGCCTACCGCACCGAGATTAAATTAGGAATATTTGTACTAGCCGGAGTGGTTGCCCTATTGATTGCAGGAATGACCGTAAGCTTTCAGTCAATAAAAGCCGCCCTAGCCAACCCGGTAGATAGTCTTCGTAATGAATAA